The following proteins are co-located in the Vigna unguiculata cultivar IT97K-499-35 chromosome 9, ASM411807v1, whole genome shotgun sequence genome:
- the LOC114162432 gene encoding flavin-containing monooxygenase FMO GS-OX-like 9, which yields MVSETVQSQSKNVCVIGAGPSGLVAARELRKEGHKVVVLEQNHDVGGQWLYEPNVEEEDPLGRKPFLKVHSSIYESLRLTSPREIMGFSDFPFLVKKGRDMRRFPSHTELLLYLRDFCHYFSLRDLIRFNTRVDHVGMLDYGVCGGDLKWIVRSMDINTEKVVEEVFDAVVVATGHYSQPRLPSIQGMDTWKRKQMHSHIYRTPEPFNNEIVVVVGNSLSGQDISIELVEVAKEVHMSSRSLNISEGLSKVICKHANFHLHPQIENLQEDGRVIFVDGSSILADSILYCTGYSYAFPFLDTKGMVVVDDDRVGPLYEHTFPPSLAPSLSFIGIPRKIIGFPFFESQAIWIAQLLSGKKVLPSWEDMMKSIKEFYHSREAAGIPKHCTHEIANFEYCDKYGDNVGFPHTEEWRKELCISAIINADVNLETYRDLWNDHDLLQQALQSPHFTQLGLQDSPL from the exons ATGGTTTCTGAGACAGTGCAAAGCCAATCCAAGAACGTGTGTGTGATTGGAGCAGGACCATCGGGGCTGGTGGCAGCCAGAGAGTTGAGAAAAGAGGGTCACAAGGTGGTTGTGTTGGAGCAGAATCATGATGTTGGAGGACAGTGGCTTTATGAGCCTAATGTGGAAGAAGAGGACCCTTTAGGGAGAAAGCCTTTTCTAAAGGTGCATAGCAGTATCTATGAATCCTTGAGACTTACTTCTCCACGTGAGATCATGGGGTTCTCTGATTTTCCATTTTTGGTCAAGAAGGGTAGAGACATGAGAAGGTTCCCTAGCCACACAGAGCTTCTTCTCTACTTAAGGGACTTCTGTCACTACTTTTCCTTGAGAGACCTCATAAGGTTCAACACCAGGGTGGATCATGTGGGAATGTTGGATTATGGTGTCTGTGGTGGTGATTTGAAATGGATTGTTAGAAGCATGGATATCAACACTGAGAAGGTGGTGGAAGAGGTGTTTGATGCAGTTGTTGTGGCCACAGGTCATTACTCTCAACCAAGATTGCCCTCAATTCAAG GAATGGATACATGGAAAAGGAAACAGATGCATAGTCACATATACAGGACTCCAGAACCATTCAATAATGAG ATTGTGGTTGTGGTTGGAAATTCCTTGAGTGGACAAGACATATCAATAGAGCTTGTGGAAGTAGCAAAGGAAGTCCACATGAGTTCCAGATCTCTTAACATCTCTGAAGGTTTATCTAAAGTCATATGCAAACATGCaaatttccatcttcatcctcAG ATAGAGAACCTTCAAGAAGATGGACGGGTGATCTTTGTGGATGGTTCTTCCATTCTTGCAGACTCTATTTTGTACTGCACAGG GTACTCCTATGCATTTCCCTTTCTTGACACCAAAGGAATGGTGGTTGTGGATGATGACAGAGTGGGGCCATTGTATGAGCACACTTTTCCCCCATCACTTGCTCCATCCCTTTCTTTTATAGGCATCCCTAGAAAG ATCATAGGATTCCCTTTCTTTGAGTCTCAAGCAATATGGATAGCTCAACTGCTTTCGGGGAAAAAAGTGTTGCCATCATGGGAGGATATGATGAAATCCATCAAAGAGTTTTACCATTCAAGAGAAGCTGCAGGCATTCCCAAACACTGTACTCATGAAATTGCAAACTTTGAG TACTGTGACAAATATGGGGACAATGTGGGGTTCCCACATACAGAAGAATGGAGGAAAGAACTATGTATATCAGCCATAATTAATGCTGATGTGAACTTGGAGACTTACAGAGATTTGTGGAATGATCATGACCTACTCCAGCAGGCCCTTCAAAGTCCTCACTTCACTCAACTTGGACTTCAAGATTCTCCACTGTAA